In Nicotiana tabacum cultivar K326 chromosome 17, ASM71507v2, whole genome shotgun sequence, one DNA window encodes the following:
- the LOC107801184 gene encoding transcriptional corepressor LEUNIG-like, translating to MLIQAGSSGKDAGMLGDKNKRTLENLPVDQQILAPAGGKQIAVQEQVNQLRLQSSNKRGRKRKASLSSLAAVGKEKATTDGITNGNINSYFSQGDAGLVGANNSISALRKNIAACIESDRKGISVKEIGSLHATHSELLCCHFHSQGKLLAAAGDEVVIWDLENNDVNTGKGHAHLVTDIRFTPNSRVFATSSFDRTVMIWDAAKPSNPFQKLVGHADHVMSIDFHPSKVGLLSSCDSNDEIRLWDVNDGDCKLIFKGGSRQVRFQPRFGNLLACSTGNIINIFDVETNSVQLQLQGHVGDVRSICWDMSGNFLASMSEDSARIWCVSGRKCLHELRSSGNKFQSCTFHPDRAQILAIGSHELLELWNPMYQSHRTWPHQAHGGIISSFADSPPTGTIASVSHDQYIKIWQRCLFLRGSRYSHQTCFFLFLLEDFYMISWPFT from the exons ATGCTCATTCAAGCTGGCTCGAGTGGCAAAGATGCAGGA ATGCTTGGCGATAAAAATAAAAGAACCCTGGAGAATTTACCAGTTGACCAGCAAATATTAGCTCCTGCAGGAGGAAAGCAAATTGCAGTGCAGGAGCAAGTGAACCAGCTGAGACTGCAGTCTTCAAATAAG AGGGGCAGAAAGAGGAAAGCTTCACTGAGTTCTCTGGCAGCT GTTGGGAAAGAGAAAGCTACTACCGATGGTATTACGAATGGCAATATTAACAGCTACTTCTCCCAGGGAGATGCTGGTCTGGTTGGTGCAAATAATTCGATCTCTGCATTGAGGAAAAATATTGCTGCTTGCATTGAATCTGACCGGAAAG GCATCTCTGTTAAAGAGATTGGAAGTCTTCACGCAACACACAGCGAGCTCCTATGTTGCCACTTCCATTCACAAGGGAAGTTGTTGGCTGCTGCTGGAGACGAG gttgtgatttgggacttggaaaaTAATGATGTTAACACTGGAAAAGGTCATGCTCATCTCGTTACAGATATCCGTTTTACACCAAATTCAAGGGTGTTTGCAACATCTTCTTTTGACAGAACTGTGATGATATGGGATGCAGCCAAG CCAAGCAACCCTTTCCAAAAACTTGTGGGGCATGCTGATCATGTGATGTCCATAGATTTTCATCCATCAAAGGTGGGTCTTCTCAGTTCTTGTGATAGCAACGACGAGATTAGACTGTGGGATGTCAATGACGGTGATTGCAAACTCATTTTTAAG GGAGGTAGTAGACAGGTTAGATTCCAACCTCGATTTGGGAACCTTTTGGCATGTTCTACAGgaaatattataaatatatttgATGTGGAGACTAACAGCGTCCAACTACAGTTACAA GGACATGTCGGAGATGTCCGTTCAATCTGTTGGGATATGAGCGGGAATTTCCTGGCATCCATGAGCGAGGATAGTGCACGGATATGGTGTGTTAGCGGAAGAAAGTGTTTACATGAACTGCGTTCCAGTGGCAATAAGTTCCAGTCATGCACTTTCCACCCTGACCGCGCTCAAATCTTGGCGATTGGTTCTCATGAG TTACTGGAGCTGTGGAATCCAATGTACCAGAGCCACAGAACTTGGCCACACCAAGCACATGGTGGTATAATTTCTTCATTTGCAGATTCACCTCCGACAGGAACCATAGCCTCAGTGAGTCACGACCAATATATCAAGATATGGCAGCGATGCTTGTTTCTTCGTGGATCAAGATACAGCCATCAAACttgtttctttctcttcttaTTGGAGGATTTTTATATGATATCTTGGCCATTTACATAA
- the LOC107801182 gene encoding uncharacterized protein LOC107801182: MAAASASLSTFSSLSLRTTPSCFSPFQSQSFFLPKPIHLSKLKPITANSTTVETTFFENTDPEEISTFDPPERPKDFIEPPSFDDGPLESEDDIAKAYEELYGPAYSGETFLGNDIYTMDSKVKKTTGFGKTKKEKAKDGFDERVVQVRRVTKVVKGGKQLHFRAIVVVGDKKGQVGVGVGKAKEVIAAIQKSDVNARRNIITVPMTKYLTFPHRLPKIVELRPLVGDEDLSIDPSALGQPGAAAGEKKRRRAPSSPSSEKKRPKRRLARNPNESSGSRAPDSDSLFRLRDEPEEGDVLVACKSSFPEERVATIGETTEGDPSQVQEADVDVRAETPRDTGSALPGVIEILGPPSFTEFIFDEARAMKERSKEGAHGADDPVHCFFEGVNSTALGDFFRFGDLEVPRKNLSSEVGGLNSSPKLIN; this comes from the exons ATGGCAGCAGCATCTGCTTCGCTCTCCACCTTCTCTTCCCTCTCTCTACGCACAACCCCTTCTTGTTTTTCACCCTTTCAATCCCAATCATTCTTCCTCCCTAAACCCATCCACCTATCAAAACTCAAGCCCATAACAGCCAATTCCACAACCGTCGAAACCACTTTCTTTGAAAACACAGACCCAGAAGAAATTTCCACTTTTGATCCTCCAGAACGCCCTAAAGACTTCATAGAACCACCCTCTTTCGACGATGGCCCCTTAGAATCCGAAGACGACATTGCAAAAGCTTATGAAGAGCTTTATGGGCCAGCTTATAGTGGAGAGACTTTCCTTGGGAATGACATTTATACAATGGACTCTAAGGTGAAAAAGACAACTGGGTTTGGGAAAACTAAGAAAGAGAAGGCCAAAGATGGGTTTGATGAGAGAGTGGTGCAAGTGAGGAGAGTTACTAAGGTTGTTAAAGGTGGGAAGCAATTGCATTTTAGAGCAATTGTGGTTGTGGGTGATAAGAAAGGGCAAGTGGGTGTTGGAGTTGGTAAGGCTAAAGAGGTGATTGCTGCTATCCAAAAGTCCGATGTTAATGCTAGGAGGAATATCATTACTGTCCCTATGACTAAGTACTTGACTTTTCCCCACAG ATTACCTAAGATCGTTGAGCTTAGGCCTTTAGTAGGGGACGAAGACCTGTCCATTGATCCTTCCGCTTTGGGTCAACCCGGAGCCGCTGCCggagagaagaagagaaggaggGCTCCGAGTTCTCCGAGCTCAGAGAAGAAGAGGCCAAAGAGAAGGTTAGCCCGTAATCCAAATGAGAGTTCTGGCTCCCGAGCGCCTGACTCAGACTCGCTTTTCCGGCTCAGGGACGAGCCCGAGGAAGGTGACGTTTTAGTGGCATGTAAGTCGTCCTTCCCCGAAGAGCGGGTGGCAACCATAGGGGAAACAACGGAGGGTGATCCCTCTCAAGTTCAGGAGGCCGATGTAGATGTAAGGGCCGAGACCCCTCGTGACACCGGCTCCGCTCTGCCCGGTGTCATAGAAATTTTGGGGCCGCCTTCGTTCACCGAGTTTATATTCGACGAAGCTCGAGCAATGAAGGAGCGATCCAAAGAAGGGGCCCATGGTGCAGATGATCCTGTCCATTGCTTTTTTGAAGGTGTGAACTCAACTGCCCTGGGAGACTTCTTCAGGTTTGGTGACTTGGAGGTGCCAAGGAAAAACCTATCTTCGGAGGTTGGCGGGCTGAACTCGAGCCCAAAATTAATCAACTGA